The Anoxybacillus amylolyticus DNA segment TGGTGAGGTGTTCGCTCAGACGGTAAGAAAATTCCCGAAAAAAGAAGCGCTTGTCGATGTGCGCACAGGGCTTCGCTATACGTACGAACAATGGGAAAAAGAAGTGGATAAAATTGCGAGCGCTTTCTTAAAAGCAGGTGTGCGAAAAGGAGATCGTGTATCGACTGTGTTATTTAATACAGCAGAACTTGCGACCGCTTTTTTTGCGTGCGCGAAAATCGGCGCTGTCTTCAACCCGATTAATTTTCGTTTACGACCAAAAGAAATCGCTTACATTTTAGCTGATGCTACCCCAAAAATGGTGTTATTTGAACAAGCAGTCGAACCACAAATCACCGCCATTCATCATGAATTTCCGCACATTTCTTTTTGGATCATCGACGGACAAGTGCCGGCGTATGCTGCTTCTTATCAAGAACAAATCCAGTGCGCAAGTAGCGAACTTCCAGCAATTGACGTTTCCGAAAATGACTTATACGCAATTATGTACACAAGCGGGACGACAGGACGGCCAAAAGGGGTCATTCATCGGCACCGCGACATGATCGAGCAAAGCTTGATTTGCAATTCCGTTATGCGCATTCGCGAAACAGAGCGGGGGCTTGTCACCGCGCCAATGTTCCATTGCGCGGAATTGCATTGTTGTTTCTTCCCACGCGTCCATGCTGGCGCAACGAACGTCATTGTTCACCATTTCGACCCGAAACAAGTATTAAACGTCATCGAACAAGAGCGAATCACCGTATTATTTGCCGCACCAACAATGTGGAATATGCTTTTGCAAGAAAAATTGTCGGAGTATGATTTATCATCGCTTCGCATCGGTCTATACGGAGCCGCTCCGATGGCGCCTGTTCTTGTGAAAGAATGCAAAGAACGGTTAGGCATCGACTTAATCCAAGCATACGGCATGACGGAAATGGGACCGGCTGTTACGTTCTTATACGAAGATGAGCAGTTAACGAAAGCGGGATCTGCTGGGCGCGCGTGCTTAAACCATGAAATTCGCATCGTCAAGCCGCGAGAAGACGGCCCGTCTGATCCAGACGACATCTTGCCGCCAGGAGAAGTCGGCGAAATTATTGTCAAAGGTCCATGCATGATGGTCGGCTATTACAACCGCGAGGAAGCGACCGAAAAAGCGATGTATAAAGGTTGGTATCATTCTGGAGATTTAGGTTATATGGATGAAGACGGTTATTTATACGTTGCGGATCGCGTTGATGACATGATTATTAGTGGCGGCGA contains these protein-coding regions:
- a CDS encoding fatty acid--CoA ligase; the protein is MYLTIGEVFAQTVRKFPKKEALVDVRTGLRYTYEQWEKEVDKIASAFLKAGVRKGDRVSTVLFNTAELATAFFACAKIGAVFNPINFRLRPKEIAYILADATPKMVLFEQAVEPQITAIHHEFPHISFWIIDGQVPAYAASYQEQIQCASSELPAIDVSENDLYAIMYTSGTTGRPKGVIHRHRDMIEQSLICNSVMRIRETERGLVTAPMFHCAELHCCFFPRVHAGATNVIVHHFDPKQVLNVIEQERITVLFAAPTMWNMLLQEKLSEYDLSSLRIGLYGAAPMAPVLVKECKERLGIDLIQAYGMTEMGPAVTFLYEDEQLTKAGSAGRACLNHEIRIVKPREDGPSDPDDILPPGEVGEIIVKGPCMMVGYYNREEATEKAMYKGWYHSGDLGYMDEDGYLYVADRVDDMIISGGENVYPREVEDVLYEHEGVLDVAVLGEPDALWGEKVVAFVVKKDPQLTAEQLEAFCKQSDKLAPYKRPRAYYFVDALPRNASGKIQKFLLREQMKNMAQS